A window of Mobiluncus massiliensis genomic DNA:
TGGTTCTGCCTTGGGCAACCCCGGACCAGCCGGATGGGCATGGTACGTTGATGAAAATTGTTGGGCGGCAGGCGGCTGGGCCAAGTCCACTAACAACCGCGGCGAACTGATGGCAGTGGTGGATTTTTTGGAGCAAACCTCTGGCATTCCTGATCTGAACATTCATTTCCTATGTGATTCTCAATACGTCATCAACTCGGTAACCAAGTGGATGCCGGGATGGAAACGTCGGGGCTGGCGCAAGGCTGACGGCAAAGCGGTGTTGAACGATGACCTAATGAAACGTTTAGATCAGGGTCTGGCAGGGCGAACGGTAGACTTCCGCTGGGTAAAAGGCCACGCCGGACACACCCTGAACGAGAAAGTCGACCAGCTGGCTCGTGAGGCCGCCACCGCCTATCAGCAGGGACTTTCCCCCCACACCGGTCCGGGCTTAAGCCCCGAGCTGCGCAACTTAGCCACCCGCCCCCAGCCTGCGGTGAACACGGCTCCCCCCCGCCCCGCAGCACCCGCCACACCGCTAGATACCCGGGACACGGGTATCCAAGGAACCTTGTTCTAACCGTCCCTCGACAAACTGCCCCCTCGCGAGAAATTGTGCTCACCGCGATAGATTGGTCATATGCAGAAACTACCCCAAGACACCGATGCCCTGCTGGATGCCGTATTGGCCCTACCGGAACGGCATATTGAGTGGACGATTGCTCGGCTACTGGATAAGCACCCGGGCATTTCCACGCCCGCGCTGATGAACCTGGTGACACGGCGCTACGTGCGGGTCTCCCAAACCGCTTCCGCGGGCGTGGGAGCGGGAGCCGCGATTCCCGGCTCCGGGCTGGCTATTGGGGCCGCTTTAACCGGGGTGGAGCTGAGCGTATTTGCTGCCAACACGGCGCTTTACGTGTTGACGATGGCGCGGCTTTCGGGCATTCCCACCCAAAACTTGGAGGCCCGCAAGACTTTGGTTCTCTCGGCGATACTTGGGGATGAGGCCAGCAAGTTGGTCTATGACCAGGCCGGATTCGGTATCTGGAACTGGGCGCGTGCGCAAGTTGCCGATAACGCGTCCGCGACCCTGAGCTCGGTCAATAAAGCCTTAGCGCAGTTTGCCGGGAAAAAGATTTCTAAAAAACTTTCGGGACACGTTGCAGGACGTTTTATCCCCCTGGGTATCGGCGGTGCTATCGGGTTTTTCTCGGGGCGCAAACTCGCCCTGGACACAGTCAAGGGCGTTAATGCCCAGATCGCCCTGCTGGCAGGCCCGCAATCGGCGCCCGATTGGCGGCCTCCACTTTCAGCGCATGCCCCGGACTGGGACACCATCGAAAACTAGTGAAACTGCTCCAGCCAGGCGTGTTGCTTTAACAGGTGGTGCAGGTTGGGGTCGTCGTGTTCGTTAAAGGGATACACTTCCATGCTTTTATCCCCGCTCCACTCGTTGAAAATTGAGTAGGTGCAGGCGGGTGGCACGTACTCATCGCTGAGTGACACTGAGAAATATGCCGGGTGCGTGGCATGGCGCGCAAAATTTACGGCATCAAAATACGACAGGGTGTTTTCGACCTGGTCGTATCTGTCCGGGTAGGCTCGCAGATAACGCTGCACCTCCCGGTATGGCATATGGTCATTGTGACCAACCCCATACATAACGTTACCCAAAGCCAAATCCGACAGTACCGCCCTCACGTCCTCGTGCCGCGCTCCGACGCAGGCCGCCAAGGTTCCACCTTGGGACGCTCCAGCCACAAAAATTCGCCGCGGGTCGATGAAGTTTAGCGTCAAGGCAGCGTCAATGGCTCGGTGAGCGTCAGTTATGAGACGACGAAAGTAATAGGTTTCGCGATTTTCGACGCCCAGGGTAAAGAATCCGAAGGCATGAGGAGGAGCGGGGTGCGGGTCTGGGGTGGCTCCCCCGGTGCCGCAGTCTCCGCCCTGACCGCGGCTGTCCATAATCAGATGCACGTAACCGGCAGAGGGCCAAAACATGCGTTCTCCGGGGACCCCGCGTCCCACCCCGTAGCCGAGGTATTCCACGATAAGGGGTTGGTTGTCACGTTTCGTAAATCCAGGTGCCCCCGCCAGCCAACCTTTGATGTTTTCACCGGCAAATCCAGGAAAGGCCACATCGTAGAATTCGAGGGTTTCTATCGGGCTATCGACCCGCTGCATTTGAGCAAGTGCTGGAATCTGGCGCGATTCCTGTAGCGTGTTACTCCAGAAACTCACGAAATCTGCAGGCATATGGACCTGCGGTCTAAACGTCTCGAGTGCGTTTTTCTCCATGTCGGTTAGCATCGTCCTCCCCATGCTCGCCAAAATACGGCTGACCAAAACCATTATGCCCCCGGCTTGATTCTCGAGGAACATCCCGGACATCGCGGCGCAAAGCATTTTGAAAATCCCCGATTTAAGGCGATTCCGGGGCGTAGTTGCCCGCGACTGTCTCCGGTGACCGGTCAGCTGCTTTCAGACCTAGCCGCTCCCTCCATGATGAAGCCTGGCTGTAAAAATGATTCGCGGGGAAGCTCCTCGCTTCCCCGCGAACACATCATCTACAGAATGCCGGAATACGTTGATTAAACGCAGTCCCGGAAGGCAATAGAGCTACCGCTCTATGTTTACATTTTCTTGTAGCTGTGCTGGTTGATGTCATCGGGTCCACCATAGTTCCCACCTGGGGTAATGATGGTGCCGGATTCGCCCGCGATAATCTTTTGCGCATCGCTGAGCTGCCCAATCGCGGCGACATCGCCGGTCAGCTCCACGAAACGGCAGGCTGCCTCCACCTTCGGCCCCATAGAGCCAGCGGGGAAACCGCCCGCGCGCATCGCAGCGGGACTAGCGCGATGAATCTCCTTCTGCTCAGGAGTACCAAAGTTCTCCATCACAGCGGGCACATCAGTCAGAATCATCAAGAAATCTGCATCCAGATGCTCTGCCAGGGTCGCGGCGGTCAAATCCTTATCAATCACAGCCTCGACACCCTGCAGTTTGCCCTTCTCATTACGAATGACAGGAATACCGCCACCGCCCGCGCAAACCACGACAGCACCAACATCGAGCATCCGGCGAATCAAACGAGTCTCCACCACACGCTGCGGCTTCGGAGACCCGACAACCCGACGGAAATACTCCCCGTCAGCCTTCATCACCCAGCCACGAGACTTAGCCAACTCGTCAGCTTCTTCCTTGTTATAAACCTGACCCACAAACTTGGTCGGATTATCAAACGCAGGATCCCCAGCCAAAACCAGAGTCTGGTTCACCAGGGAAGCCACCTGACGTCCCGGAAGGTTATTCTGCAAGGACTGCAACAACCAGTAGCCAATCATGCCCTGGGTCTGTGCACCCAAAGTATCGAAAGCATAAGGCTGAGTCAGATTCTTATCATTAGCCGACTGCAACGCCAACACCCCAACCTGCGGACCATTACCATGGGTAATAACCACTTCATGTTCCTCCGCCAAGGGAGCAAGCTGCTGCACCGCCAACTCAACATTAGCAATCTGCGTAGCAGAATCCGGTTTCTCCCCGCGTCGCAGCAGGGCGTTACCGCCCAAAGCAATAACAATACGCATATCTACTTTTCTCCTAGCGTCGCCACCATAACGGCCTTAATCGTGTGCATCCGGTTTTCCGCCTGATCGAACACCGCAGAACACTCACCATTAAAGACATCGTTAGTAACTTCCATACCATCCAGACCATACTTTTGATAGATATCCTCACCAATAGTGGTATGACGGTCATGGAAAGACGGCAAGCAGTGCAGGAACTTGGTATTAGGATTACCAGTCCGAGCCATCAAATCAGCATTCACCTGGTAAGGCTTCAGCAACTTGATACGCTCATCCCAAACTTCCTTCGGCTCACCCATCGAAACCCAAATATCCGTGTACACAAAATCGACGCCCTTCACACCCTCATCAACACTCTCGGTATGGGTAATCTTGGCACCAGTAGTCTTAGCGATTTCCTCAGCCTTAGCAATAATCTCCGGGGTATTCCACAGCTCCTTCGGCGCCACAATCCGCACGTCCATCCCCAGCATCACACCAGAAATCAACAGGGAGTTAGCCATATTGAAACGGGAATCGCCAACATAAGCAAAAGAAATCTCATTGTACGGCTTACCACTCTGCTCATGCATGGTCAGCATGTCACACAACATCTGGGTGGGATGCCACTGATCAGTCAAACCATTCCACACCGGCACGCCCGACATCTCAGCCAAAACATCCACCTTATGCTGAGAATCGCCACGGTATTCAATACCGTCATAAAAACGACCCAACACTCGAGCAGTATCCTCAATAGATTCCTTGTGACCCATCTGAGAACCGGACGGATCCAGATAAGTAACATGAGCACCTTGATCATAAGCAGCAACCTCAAAAGAGCAGCGAGTACGAGTCGAGGTCTTTTCAAAAATCAGAGCAATATTCTTGTTCTTCAGGTACTGAACCTCGCGACCTTCCTTCTTCGCAGCTTTCAGCTCAGCAGCCAACTCCAACAACTCCAACCACTCAGCAGGAGTAAAATCGAGTTCTTTCAAAAAGTGACGACCGTGAAAATCAGTCATGGGTTTTCCTTTCAAATTGGTGTTTTCTTGATGATTGGTAATGTGCGGAGAATATCTCTCCGAATTTCTGGCCGGTGCCGCACCGAAAAGGTCACGGCTGCCGGCCAGAAAAAACATACCCCCCGTGGGCTGCCCCGTTGATAACCTCCGAGGCAGCCCGGAGGGGAAACTTATAACCGCTTACGAGTGGCTCTACTTGTAGAGCGGGTCGCGAGCAATCGGGCAGCTCATGCAGCGCGAGCCACCGCGGCCACGGCCGAGTTCGGCGCCGTCAATCTCGAGTACCTCGATACCAGCATTGCGCAGGTTCTTGTTGGTCTCGATGTTGGAGCGGTAGCCCATCACGACACCCGGCGCAATAGCCAGAGTGTTGTTCGCGTCGTTCCACTGTTCGCGTTCGACGTTGAAGTAGTCGCCGCCGGTGGGGCTGACATGGAACTTCACGCCCAGCGCCTCGTTCAAGGTGTCGACCAGCTTCGTGCCATCGCGGCGAATATCAATGCCGCTGGACTTGGACTCATCAGGACGCAGCGAGAAGGTCCAGGTATTGTCGATGTAAGGCAGGTAAGCATTCACGACGTCCTCGGAGCAGAACGTAAAGATGGTGTCCAGGTGCATTGCCGCACGAGTCCGCGGAATACGCGCCACGATGACGCGCTCAGCAGCCTTCTTGGCGAACAATTCCTTGGCCAGCTCCGTAGTGGCGTTCAGCGAGGTACGCTCGCCCATGCCGACCAGCAGCACGCCGTCCTTCAGAGGCATCACATCGC
This region includes:
- a CDS encoding ribonuclease H, with the protein product MESMEITVAADGSALGNPGPAGWAWYVDENCWAAGGWAKSTNNRGELMAVVDFLEQTSGIPDLNIHFLCDSQYVINSVTKWMPGWKRRGWRKADGKAVLNDDLMKRLDQGLAGRTVDFRWVKGHAGHTLNEKVDQLAREAATAYQQGLSPHTGPGLSPELRNLATRPQPAVNTAPPRPAAPATPLDTRDTGIQGTLF
- a CDS encoding acetylxylan esterase; translation: MLTDMEKNALETFRPQVHMPADFVSFWSNTLQESRQIPALAQMQRVDSPIETLEFYDVAFPGFAGENIKGWLAGAPGFTKRDNQPLIVEYLGYGVGRGVPGERMFWPSAGYVHLIMDSRGQGGDCGTGGATPDPHPAPPHAFGFFTLGVENRETYYFRRLITDAHRAIDAALTLNFIDPRRIFVAGASQGGTLAACVGARHEDVRAVLSDLALGNVMYGVGHNDHMPYREVQRYLRAYPDRYDQVENTLSYFDAVNFARHATHPAYFSVSLSDEYVPPACTYSIFNEWSGDKSMEVYPFNEHDDPNLHHLLKQHAWLEQFH
- the arcC gene encoding carbamate kinase, whose translation is MRIVIALGGNALLRRGEKPDSATQIANVELAVQQLAPLAEEHEVVITHGNGPQVGVLALQSANDKNLTQPYAFDTLGAQTQGMIGYWLLQSLQNNLPGRQVASLVNQTLVLAGDPAFDNPTKFVGQVYNKEEADELAKSRGWVMKADGEYFRRVVGSPKPQRVVETRLIRRMLDVGAVVVCAGGGGIPVIRNEKGKLQGVEAVIDKDLTAATLAEHLDADFLMILTDVPAVMENFGTPEQKEIHRASPAAMRAGGFPAGSMGPKVEAACRFVELTGDVAAIGQLSDAQKIIAGESGTIITPGGNYGGPDDINQHSYKKM
- the argF gene encoding ornithine carbamoyltransferase, which gives rise to MTDFHGRHFLKELDFTPAEWLELLELAAELKAAKKEGREVQYLKNKNIALIFEKTSTRTRCSFEVAAYDQGAHVTYLDPSGSQMGHKESIEDTARVLGRFYDGIEYRGDSQHKVDVLAEMSGVPVWNGLTDQWHPTQMLCDMLTMHEQSGKPYNEISFAYVGDSRFNMANSLLISGVMLGMDVRIVAPKELWNTPEIIAKAEEIAKTTGAKITHTESVDEGVKGVDFVYTDIWVSMGEPKEVWDERIKLLKPYQVNADLMARTGNPNTKFLHCLPSFHDRHTTIGEDIYQKYGLDGMEVTNDVFNGECSAVFDQAENRMHTIKAVMVATLGEK